A region of Culicoides brevitarsis isolate CSIRO-B50_1 chromosome 1, AGI_CSIRO_Cbre_v1, whole genome shotgun sequence DNA encodes the following proteins:
- the LOC134827374 gene encoding putative uncharacterized protein DDB_G0271606 isoform X1 — MAPGANNRNTGTVPKQTKTRNNNVVPQEMVVPTRRDLQQLNVLADWASLTTSGNAATNNANNSASTNNNNLLGRSKPQNNRNESNNWDLGIDTNRFIPVRPILRRNILSDDQQQQQQHQQSENHQIHHQIATVHPTTPNIQAGTASRYQKNNIEERLNQIQEYIRITTSLIDSVQGEHQGSKLYESLQNLIKTEAALKEIQKKEERKMSQNLFKPINSSSLDDVTVHSDIENGARPQSVQSIHTNSSTPVNTPSASSVDDLNKKLDFSSRNMQNLKEQQAQLLRLQSAAKEQLRDMEQIRNSYIPDFNNVETVEQAQSNVANLMTRMNAIQQFIHNQNELCSLLGDDSGDVLAEQAALQNKLRELKSKKQQMENLVHELQNMNDEATQNFQAAAENDLTPTRMVGDHERIVPMEMTNVPSRIQRPPQNKNKPVAVNHLSTNHQQTGAAAAIINNGTQNGDAASDAEDMQDQAEADMEKHDEKVAQAKSALDNKISEITKMKEQLNRLKDMMNTVKLIEQKTGPIEDDDEEDNASDSRSPSVDSQISENVAGGLLHTNHDPPEREMAAKVNNQEAEEEGSTISSLANMTKGLEEQSRLIAKERERLRVAQAELRRRNETLGEQVQQKESTRLPRPVIPPRVPSPGPAERQQMMLKAELEARKNELENVSKTMAPKEKQQLLLKAELENKKKELDHIERLMGQQKRQAEAVRVSALNAASLLNTPPEPPTRSRFSTPPQQVPQAQVPQNPPAGSKDSADSGTGDLYAVPLDTASFQSDSTRSMHAIPPMPDLTARIPAWKRSMPPHQEPSIGSSANDFSNNSPWLPGLHFNGPPSSNAGPQSPNYPAFSDQLSYNPFNFSMQQQQQQYANATNVNDPLIIHHFMQTQQMLMNSISQCNNLLWIQQREINSLNNAVLLLQERILNPGVNNLLHPQESIGLHTIRAESTPPQINQPPTFNRGRCASEQPQNLQMPSFNPPFSPLYQQQSANQQSFSQQASSSTSSQQQIFRNNQAINQNNRNIRNMRASSNQTNATFYQQQQQHNTEQANSFMNLNNHFETSENEANFSSNMRQNNITATQSNLTYQNLASSASTNHNNINLLNNVHHPNNETLANGQIFPPQSCQTNFGVRQGTPTNLPSQQQQATPQALNNQVPPGNRANNYWDNFRSYSRQNLLSSNNSYKSNEEQHQSQLHHQINNPNMERIPQNMTRNINTNNIHDNNASKYNPSYNNRNNNSANAFINQLNGTASIVLSDVPGTSNNYTLQNQFMQQQQQQQPPGQHPPLNQSNSFDLGELEFHTNPVNLGVNEFSSKSKTLPKGSGNKKYSIPIRNRDHNSLQLEGAVGGSTENNNLNRSLPYQDPKSTSKLFEALKENVYHEVTNLISANESRPHFLIQLFRELQLISSDPLRQRTIQSIQELYNRYVESTIIQEENSSNSNVQLQQQQRGVSPRRNSEFDFNAQYGTPQVVRIKPINSPNPEATRVAMQNNANSYELQPMSQSTPQSGTSRQQVIPPPGSSAQIEEHQGASASPDAGFINSIMNEIISAVHAVDYINDSILQKVTNIVFNHVSDNTAQVSRLIINNDDFVRQLNHWNRTDKDEFITNLENYLNNILVECSNVAAGNITGSTTNQSTFNSTLEMDLTNNMSDTSPSNNATNGAGYSGFAIFVDGDLAEADQVCSNDENMEIEIGNVRHAIDEMGATGGGNNAGAAIHSFGGGIEEPNSEIIEDSESGLWDPSSPGINNHPATTDDSMNHNPNTSNNSQM; from the exons ATGGCGCCCGGAGCGAACAATCGCAATACGGGAACGGTGCCGAAACAGACAAAAACTCGCAATAACAATGTAGTTCCTCAGGAAATGGTTGTTCCTACTCGTCGTGATTTGCAGCAATTGAAC GTGCTTGCTGATTGGGCTTCTCTCACGACATCGGGTAACGCAGCGACAAATAACGCAAATAACAGCGCATCCACGAACAATAACAACTTGCTTGGTCGTAGTAAGCCACAAAATAACCGTAACGAGAGTAACAATTGGGACTTGGGAATCg acacgAACCGATTCATACCTGTGAGACCGATTTTACGAAGAAACATTCTCAGTGACGatcaacaacagcagcagcagcatcaacaatcagaaaatcatcaaattcatCATCAGATAGCCACAGTTCATCCAACGACGCCAAATATCCAGGCAGGAACAGCGAGTCGttatcagaaaaataatattgaggAACGTTTGAACCAGATTCAGGAATATATTCGCATTACAACGTCTTTAATTGACTCTGTACAAGGCGAACac CAAGGTAGCAAATTGTACGaaagtttacaaaatttgataaaaaccgAAGCAGctttgaaagaaattcaaaagaaagaagaaCGTAAAATGTCGCAAAACCTCTTTAAACCGATAAATTCTTCGAGTCTCGACGACGTCACAGTCCACAGCGACATCGAG aatggtGCGAGACCACAATCAGTCCAGAGCATTCATACGAACAGCAGTACGCCTGTCAACACGCCCTCCGCCTCATCCGTCGACGATTTGAACAAGAAATTGGACTTTTCGAGCAGAAACATGCAAAATTTGAAGGAGCAACAAGCACAATTATTGCGTCTTCAGAGCGCCGCAAAGGAACAATTGCGTGACATGGAGCAAATTCGGAACAGTTACATCCCGGATTTCAATAATGTCGAGACTGTGGAGCAGGCACAAAGTAACGTCGCGAATTTAATGACTCGCATGAATGCGATTCAGCAGTTTATTCACAACCAAAATGAACTTTGTTCGTTGTTAGGTGACGATAGCGGCGACGTGTTGGCGGAACAGGCGGCGTTGCAGAACAAATTGCGCgaattaaagtcaaaaaagcAGCAAATGGAGAATTTGGTGCACGAATTGCAGAATATGAATGACGAGGCAACGCAAAATTTCCAAGCAGCAGCGGAAAATGACTTGACTCCGACACGCATGGTAGGCGATCACGAGCGAATTGTGCCGATGGAGATGACAAATGTACCGTCGCGCATCCAACGCCCGCcacagaacaaaaataaacctgTTGCTGTGAATCATTTATCGACAAATCATCAACAAACGGGAGCAGCAGCGGCAATTATCAATAACGGGACTCAAAATGGCGATGCTGCGAGTGATGCCGAAGATATGCAAGACCAAGCGGAAGCTGATATGGAGAAACATGACGAAAAAGTGGCACAAGCAAAGTCGGCGTTGGACAATAAAATCAGcgaaatcacaaaaatgaaGGAACAATTGAACCGTTTGAAGGATATGATGAACACGGTGAAGTTAATTGAGCAAAAAACGGGCCCCATTGAAGACGATGACGAAGAAGACAATGCTTCGGATTCGCGTTCGCCAAGTGTTGACAGCCAAATAAGTGAAAATGTCGCTGGAGGACTTTTGCATACGAATCACGATCCGCCCGAACGTGAAATGGCGGCAAAAGTCAACAATCAAGAAGCTGAGGAGGAAGGTTCGACAATTTCCTCTTTGGCGAATATGACAAAAGGATTGGAAGAACAATCACGATTAATTGCGAAAGAACGTGAACGTCTTCGTGTCGCTCAAGCGGAGCTTCGGCGTCGCAATGAAACACTTGGAGAACAAGTTCAACAAAAGGAAAGCACTCGATTACCAAGACCCGTGATTCCTCCTCGTGTTCCAAGCCCCGGACCTGCTGAACGACAACAAATGATGCTAAAAGCCGAGTTAGAAGCTCGCAAGAACGAGTTAGAAAATGTCAGCAAAACAATGGCGCCCAaggaaaaacaacaattaCTGCTCAAAGCAGAGTTGGAGAACAAAAAGAAGGAACTCGATCACATCGAACGTCTCATGGGACAACAAAAACGTCAAGCAGAAGCTGTTCGTGTCAGTGCATTAAATGCCGCAAGTCTTCTCAACACACCGCCCGAACCTCCAACTCGTTCGCGATTCTCCACGCCGCCGCAGCAAGTCCCCCAAGCACAAGTCCCGCAAAATCCGCCAGCTGGCTCGAAGGATTCCGCTGATTCGGGAACGGGAGATTTGTATGCGGTGCCCTTGGATACTGCGAGTTTTCAATCTGACAGCACACGAAGCATGCATGCGATTCCCCCGATGCCTGATTTGACGGCGAGAATCCCGGCGTGGAAAAGATCAATGCCGCCGCATCAAGAACCCTCGATCGGTTCGTCAGCGAATGATTTTTCGAATAACTCGCCTTGGTTGCCGGGATTGCACTTTAATGGGCCGCCAAGTAGCAATGCGGGACCCCAAAGTCCTAATTATCCGGCGTTTTCGGACCAGTTGTCGTACAATCCGTTCAACTTTAGcatgcagcagcaacaacagcaatATGCTAATGCAACGAATGTAAATGACCCGCTCATTATACATCATTTTATGCAAACACAACAAATGCTCATGAACTCAATTAGTCAGTGTAATAATTTGTTGTGGATACAGCAGCGGGAAATTAATTCATTGAATAATGCTGTTTTGTTG cttcaaGAACGCATTCTCAACCCAGGAGTAAACAATTTATTGCATCCGCAAGAAAGTATCGGACTTCATACAATTCGAGCTGAATCCACGCCGCCCCAAATTAATCAACCGCCGACTTTCAATCGTGGTCGATGTGCATCCGAGCAACCCCAAAATCTCCAAATGCCTTCGTTCAACCCACCCTTCTCGCCGCTGTATCAACAACAATCGGCCAATCAACAGAGCTTCTCGCAACAAGCATCGTCGTCGACGTCATCGCAACAGCAAATCTTCCGCAACAACCAAGCAATTAACCAAAATAACCGAAACATCCGTAACATGCGTGCATCCTCTAACCAAACTAACGCCACGTTCTAccagcaacagcaacaacacaaCACGGAACAAGCAAACTCTTTCATGAATCTGAACAATCACTTTGAAACGAGCGAAAATGAAGCCAATTTCTCGTCAAACATGCGTCAAAACAACATTACGGCGACACAGAGCAACTTGACGTACCAGAATTTGGCTTCGTCTGCCTCGACAAATCACAATAACATCAATTTGTTGAATAACGTGCATCACCCGAACAATGAGACGCTCGCAAATGGCCAAATTTTCCCGCCGCAATCGTGTCAGACGAATTTCGGGGTGCGACAAGGCACTCCGACCAATTTGCcgtcacaacaacaacaagcgaCGCCGCAAGCACTCAATAACCAAGTTCCGCCGGGCAATCGTGCGAACAATTATTGGGACAACTTTAGAAG CTATTCACGTCAAAATCTCCTCTCGTCCAATAACAGTTACAAAAGTAACGAGGAGCAACATCAATCTCAGTTGCACCATCAAATTAACAATCCAAATATGGAGCGCATACCGCAGAACATGACACGCAACATAAATACAAACAACATTCACGATAATAATGCATCAAAGTACAATCCGTCGTACAACAACAGAAACAACAATTCGGCAAATGCTTTTATAAACCAATTAAACGGGACCGCATCGATTGTATTGTCAGACGTTCCGGGTACCAGCAACAATTACACGttacaaaatcaatttatgcagcagcagcaacaacaacaaccacctGGGCAGCATCCGCCGCTTAATCAAAGCAACTCCTTTGACTTGGGCGAACTCGAATTTCACACAAATCCCGTCAATTTGGGCGTTAATGAGTTCAGTTCGAAGAGCAAAACGTTGCCAAAGGGCAGCGGAAACAAGAAATATTCCATCCCGATCCGGAATCGCGATCACAATAGTTTGCAGCTAGAGGGCGCTGTTGGCGGAAGCAccgaaaataacaatttaaatcGTTCGTTGCCGTATCAAGACCCCAAATCGACGTCAAAATTGTTCGAAGCTCTGAAGGAAAACGTTTATCATGAAGTAACAAACTTAATTTCTGCAAATGAATCACGTCCTCATTTCCTAATTCAACTTTTCCGCGAGTTACAATTGATTTCGTCGGATCCCCTGCGTCAAAGAACCATCCAATCGATACAAGAGCTGTATAATCGATATGTTGAATCGACAATAATTCAAGAGGAAAACAGTTCAAACAGCAATGTGCAGCTTCAGCAACAGCAACGAGGCGTTTCTCCGCGTCGAAATTCCGAATTTGACTTCAATGCGCAGTACGGCACCCCTCAAGTAGTCCGAATTAAGCCAATTAACAGTCCAAATCCGGAAGCAACGCGTGTTGCCATGCAAAATAACGCAAATTCCTATGAACTGCAACCCATGTCGCAAAGTACTCCGCAGTCAGGGACGTCACGCCAACAAGTAATTCCTCCCCCGGGGTCTTCAGCACAAATTGAGGAGCATCAAGGAGCCAGCGCTTCACCCGATGCGGGATTTATTAACTCCATCATGAACGAAATAATTAGTGCGGTGCATGCCGTTGACTACATAAACGACTCCATCTTGCAAAAAGTCACAAATATCGTTTTTAATCACGTGTCGGACAACACGGCGCAGGTATCGCGTCTCATAATCAACAACGACGACTTTGTACGGCAACTAAATCACTGGAATCGCACCGACAAAGACGAGTTCATCACAAATTTGGAGAATTATTTGAACAATATTCTCGTCGAATGTTCGAATGTGGCAGCGGGAAATATTACGGGCAGCACAACAAATCAATCTACCTTCAATTCGACGCTGGAAATGGATTTAACGAACAACATGAGTGACACAAGCCCGTCGAATAATGCCACGAACGGCGCCGGATACAGCGGTTTTGCGATTTTCGTTGACGGAGATCTCGCCGAAGCCGATCAGGTATGCAGCAACGATGAAAACATGGAAATCGAAATAGGGAATGTGCGACATGCGATTGACGAGATGGGAGCGACGGGCGGCGGAAATAATGCAGGAGCAGCTATTCATTCCTTTGGCGGCGGCATCGAGGAGCCTAATTCGGAAATAATTGAA gattCTGAATCTGGATTATGGGATCCATCGTCACCTGGCATAAATAATCACCCAGCAACTACAGATGACTCCATGAACCATAATCCAAACACAAGTAACAACAGCCAGATGTGA
- the LOC134827374 gene encoding putative uncharacterized protein DDB_G0271606 isoform X2, with translation MAPGANNRNTGTVPKQTKTRNNNVVPQEMVVPTRRDLQQLNVLADWASLTTSGNAATNNANNSASTNNNNLLGRSKPQNNRNESNNWDLGIDTNRFIPVRPILRRNILSDDQQQQQQHQQSENHQIHHQIATVHPTTPNIQAGTASRYQKNNIEERLNQIQEYIRITTSLIDSVQGEHNGARPQSVQSIHTNSSTPVNTPSASSVDDLNKKLDFSSRNMQNLKEQQAQLLRLQSAAKEQLRDMEQIRNSYIPDFNNVETVEQAQSNVANLMTRMNAIQQFIHNQNELCSLLGDDSGDVLAEQAALQNKLRELKSKKQQMENLVHELQNMNDEATQNFQAAAENDLTPTRMVGDHERIVPMEMTNVPSRIQRPPQNKNKPVAVNHLSTNHQQTGAAAAIINNGTQNGDAASDAEDMQDQAEADMEKHDEKVAQAKSALDNKISEITKMKEQLNRLKDMMNTVKLIEQKTGPIEDDDEEDNASDSRSPSVDSQISENVAGGLLHTNHDPPEREMAAKVNNQEAEEEGSTISSLANMTKGLEEQSRLIAKERERLRVAQAELRRRNETLGEQVQQKESTRLPRPVIPPRVPSPGPAERQQMMLKAELEARKNELENVSKTMAPKEKQQLLLKAELENKKKELDHIERLMGQQKRQAEAVRVSALNAASLLNTPPEPPTRSRFSTPPQQVPQAQVPQNPPAGSKDSADSGTGDLYAVPLDTASFQSDSTRSMHAIPPMPDLTARIPAWKRSMPPHQEPSIGSSANDFSNNSPWLPGLHFNGPPSSNAGPQSPNYPAFSDQLSYNPFNFSMQQQQQQYANATNVNDPLIIHHFMQTQQMLMNSISQCNNLLWIQQREINSLNNAVLLLQERILNPGVNNLLHPQESIGLHTIRAESTPPQINQPPTFNRGRCASEQPQNLQMPSFNPPFSPLYQQQSANQQSFSQQASSSTSSQQQIFRNNQAINQNNRNIRNMRASSNQTNATFYQQQQQHNTEQANSFMNLNNHFETSENEANFSSNMRQNNITATQSNLTYQNLASSASTNHNNINLLNNVHHPNNETLANGQIFPPQSCQTNFGVRQGTPTNLPSQQQQATPQALNNQVPPGNRANNYWDNFRSYSRQNLLSSNNSYKSNEEQHQSQLHHQINNPNMERIPQNMTRNINTNNIHDNNASKYNPSYNNRNNNSANAFINQLNGTASIVLSDVPGTSNNYTLQNQFMQQQQQQQPPGQHPPLNQSNSFDLGELEFHTNPVNLGVNEFSSKSKTLPKGSGNKKYSIPIRNRDHNSLQLEGAVGGSTENNNLNRSLPYQDPKSTSKLFEALKENVYHEVTNLISANESRPHFLIQLFRELQLISSDPLRQRTIQSIQELYNRYVESTIIQEENSSNSNVQLQQQQRGVSPRRNSEFDFNAQYGTPQVVRIKPINSPNPEATRVAMQNNANSYELQPMSQSTPQSGTSRQQVIPPPGSSAQIEEHQGASASPDAGFINSIMNEIISAVHAVDYINDSILQKVTNIVFNHVSDNTAQVSRLIINNDDFVRQLNHWNRTDKDEFITNLENYLNNILVECSNVAAGNITGSTTNQSTFNSTLEMDLTNNMSDTSPSNNATNGAGYSGFAIFVDGDLAEADQVCSNDENMEIEIGNVRHAIDEMGATGGGNNAGAAIHSFGGGIEEPNSEIIEDSESGLWDPSSPGINNHPATTDDSMNHNPNTSNNSQM, from the exons ATGGCGCCCGGAGCGAACAATCGCAATACGGGAACGGTGCCGAAACAGACAAAAACTCGCAATAACAATGTAGTTCCTCAGGAAATGGTTGTTCCTACTCGTCGTGATTTGCAGCAATTGAAC GTGCTTGCTGATTGGGCTTCTCTCACGACATCGGGTAACGCAGCGACAAATAACGCAAATAACAGCGCATCCACGAACAATAACAACTTGCTTGGTCGTAGTAAGCCACAAAATAACCGTAACGAGAGTAACAATTGGGACTTGGGAATCg acacgAACCGATTCATACCTGTGAGACCGATTTTACGAAGAAACATTCTCAGTGACGatcaacaacagcagcagcagcatcaacaatcagaaaatcatcaaattcatCATCAGATAGCCACAGTTCATCCAACGACGCCAAATATCCAGGCAGGAACAGCGAGTCGttatcagaaaaataatattgaggAACGTTTGAACCAGATTCAGGAATATATTCGCATTACAACGTCTTTAATTGACTCTGTACAAGGCGAACac aatggtGCGAGACCACAATCAGTCCAGAGCATTCATACGAACAGCAGTACGCCTGTCAACACGCCCTCCGCCTCATCCGTCGACGATTTGAACAAGAAATTGGACTTTTCGAGCAGAAACATGCAAAATTTGAAGGAGCAACAAGCACAATTATTGCGTCTTCAGAGCGCCGCAAAGGAACAATTGCGTGACATGGAGCAAATTCGGAACAGTTACATCCCGGATTTCAATAATGTCGAGACTGTGGAGCAGGCACAAAGTAACGTCGCGAATTTAATGACTCGCATGAATGCGATTCAGCAGTTTATTCACAACCAAAATGAACTTTGTTCGTTGTTAGGTGACGATAGCGGCGACGTGTTGGCGGAACAGGCGGCGTTGCAGAACAAATTGCGCgaattaaagtcaaaaaagcAGCAAATGGAGAATTTGGTGCACGAATTGCAGAATATGAATGACGAGGCAACGCAAAATTTCCAAGCAGCAGCGGAAAATGACTTGACTCCGACACGCATGGTAGGCGATCACGAGCGAATTGTGCCGATGGAGATGACAAATGTACCGTCGCGCATCCAACGCCCGCcacagaacaaaaataaacctgTTGCTGTGAATCATTTATCGACAAATCATCAACAAACGGGAGCAGCAGCGGCAATTATCAATAACGGGACTCAAAATGGCGATGCTGCGAGTGATGCCGAAGATATGCAAGACCAAGCGGAAGCTGATATGGAGAAACATGACGAAAAAGTGGCACAAGCAAAGTCGGCGTTGGACAATAAAATCAGcgaaatcacaaaaatgaaGGAACAATTGAACCGTTTGAAGGATATGATGAACACGGTGAAGTTAATTGAGCAAAAAACGGGCCCCATTGAAGACGATGACGAAGAAGACAATGCTTCGGATTCGCGTTCGCCAAGTGTTGACAGCCAAATAAGTGAAAATGTCGCTGGAGGACTTTTGCATACGAATCACGATCCGCCCGAACGTGAAATGGCGGCAAAAGTCAACAATCAAGAAGCTGAGGAGGAAGGTTCGACAATTTCCTCTTTGGCGAATATGACAAAAGGATTGGAAGAACAATCACGATTAATTGCGAAAGAACGTGAACGTCTTCGTGTCGCTCAAGCGGAGCTTCGGCGTCGCAATGAAACACTTGGAGAACAAGTTCAACAAAAGGAAAGCACTCGATTACCAAGACCCGTGATTCCTCCTCGTGTTCCAAGCCCCGGACCTGCTGAACGACAACAAATGATGCTAAAAGCCGAGTTAGAAGCTCGCAAGAACGAGTTAGAAAATGTCAGCAAAACAATGGCGCCCAaggaaaaacaacaattaCTGCTCAAAGCAGAGTTGGAGAACAAAAAGAAGGAACTCGATCACATCGAACGTCTCATGGGACAACAAAAACGTCAAGCAGAAGCTGTTCGTGTCAGTGCATTAAATGCCGCAAGTCTTCTCAACACACCGCCCGAACCTCCAACTCGTTCGCGATTCTCCACGCCGCCGCAGCAAGTCCCCCAAGCACAAGTCCCGCAAAATCCGCCAGCTGGCTCGAAGGATTCCGCTGATTCGGGAACGGGAGATTTGTATGCGGTGCCCTTGGATACTGCGAGTTTTCAATCTGACAGCACACGAAGCATGCATGCGATTCCCCCGATGCCTGATTTGACGGCGAGAATCCCGGCGTGGAAAAGATCAATGCCGCCGCATCAAGAACCCTCGATCGGTTCGTCAGCGAATGATTTTTCGAATAACTCGCCTTGGTTGCCGGGATTGCACTTTAATGGGCCGCCAAGTAGCAATGCGGGACCCCAAAGTCCTAATTATCCGGCGTTTTCGGACCAGTTGTCGTACAATCCGTTCAACTTTAGcatgcagcagcaacaacagcaatATGCTAATGCAACGAATGTAAATGACCCGCTCATTATACATCATTTTATGCAAACACAACAAATGCTCATGAACTCAATTAGTCAGTGTAATAATTTGTTGTGGATACAGCAGCGGGAAATTAATTCATTGAATAATGCTGTTTTGTTG cttcaaGAACGCATTCTCAACCCAGGAGTAAACAATTTATTGCATCCGCAAGAAAGTATCGGACTTCATACAATTCGAGCTGAATCCACGCCGCCCCAAATTAATCAACCGCCGACTTTCAATCGTGGTCGATGTGCATCCGAGCAACCCCAAAATCTCCAAATGCCTTCGTTCAACCCACCCTTCTCGCCGCTGTATCAACAACAATCGGCCAATCAACAGAGCTTCTCGCAACAAGCATCGTCGTCGACGTCATCGCAACAGCAAATCTTCCGCAACAACCAAGCAATTAACCAAAATAACCGAAACATCCGTAACATGCGTGCATCCTCTAACCAAACTAACGCCACGTTCTAccagcaacagcaacaacacaaCACGGAACAAGCAAACTCTTTCATGAATCTGAACAATCACTTTGAAACGAGCGAAAATGAAGCCAATTTCTCGTCAAACATGCGTCAAAACAACATTACGGCGACACAGAGCAACTTGACGTACCAGAATTTGGCTTCGTCTGCCTCGACAAATCACAATAACATCAATTTGTTGAATAACGTGCATCACCCGAACAATGAGACGCTCGCAAATGGCCAAATTTTCCCGCCGCAATCGTGTCAGACGAATTTCGGGGTGCGACAAGGCACTCCGACCAATTTGCcgtcacaacaacaacaagcgaCGCCGCAAGCACTCAATAACCAAGTTCCGCCGGGCAATCGTGCGAACAATTATTGGGACAACTTTAGAAG CTATTCACGTCAAAATCTCCTCTCGTCCAATAACAGTTACAAAAGTAACGAGGAGCAACATCAATCTCAGTTGCACCATCAAATTAACAATCCAAATATGGAGCGCATACCGCAGAACATGACACGCAACATAAATACAAACAACATTCACGATAATAATGCATCAAAGTACAATCCGTCGTACAACAACAGAAACAACAATTCGGCAAATGCTTTTATAAACCAATTAAACGGGACCGCATCGATTGTATTGTCAGACGTTCCGGGTACCAGCAACAATTACACGttacaaaatcaatttatgcagcagcagcaacaacaacaaccacctGGGCAGCATCCGCCGCTTAATCAAAGCAACTCCTTTGACTTGGGCGAACTCGAATTTCACACAAATCCCGTCAATTTGGGCGTTAATGAGTTCAGTTCGAAGAGCAAAACGTTGCCAAAGGGCAGCGGAAACAAGAAATATTCCATCCCGATCCGGAATCGCGATCACAATAGTTTGCAGCTAGAGGGCGCTGTTGGCGGAAGCAccgaaaataacaatttaaatcGTTCGTTGCCGTATCAAGACCCCAAATCGACGTCAAAATTGTTCGAAGCTCTGAAGGAAAACGTTTATCATGAAGTAACAAACTTAATTTCTGCAAATGAATCACGTCCTCATTTCCTAATTCAACTTTTCCGCGAGTTACAATTGATTTCGTCGGATCCCCTGCGTCAAAGAACCATCCAATCGATACAAGAGCTGTATAATCGATATGTTGAATCGACAATAATTCAAGAGGAAAACAGTTCAAACAGCAATGTGCAGCTTCAGCAACAGCAACGAGGCGTTTCTCCGCGTCGAAATTCCGAATTTGACTTCAATGCGCAGTACGGCACCCCTCAAGTAGTCCGAATTAAGCCAATTAACAGTCCAAATCCGGAAGCAACGCGTGTTGCCATGCAAAATAACGCAAATTCCTATGAACTGCAACCCATGTCGCAAAGTACTCCGCAGTCAGGGACGTCACGCCAACAAGTAATTCCTCCCCCGGGGTCTTCAGCACAAATTGAGGAGCATCAAGGAGCCAGCGCTTCACCCGATGCGGGATTTATTAACTCCATCATGAACGAAATAATTAGTGCGGTGCATGCCGTTGACTACATAAACGACTCCATCTTGCAAAAAGTCACAAATATCGTTTTTAATCACGTGTCGGACAACACGGCGCAGGTATCGCGTCTCATAATCAACAACGACGACTTTGTACGGCAACTAAATCACTGGAATCGCACCGACAAAGACGAGTTCATCACAAATTTGGAGAATTATTTGAACAATATTCTCGTCGAATGTTCGAATGTGGCAGCGGGAAATATTACGGGCAGCACAACAAATCAATCTACCTTCAATTCGACGCTGGAAATGGATTTAACGAACAACATGAGTGACACAAGCCCGTCGAATAATGCCACGAACGGCGCCGGATACAGCGGTTTTGCGATTTTCGTTGACGGAGATCTCGCCGAAGCCGATCAGGTATGCAGCAACGATGAAAACATGGAAATCGAAATAGGGAATGTGCGACATGCGATTGACGAGATGGGAGCGACGGGCGGCGGAAATAATGCAGGAGCAGCTATTCATTCCTTTGGCGGCGGCATCGAGGAGCCTAATTCGGAAATAATTGAA gattCTGAATCTGGATTATGGGATCCATCGTCACCTGGCATAAATAATCACCCAGCAACTACAGATGACTCCATGAACCATAATCCAAACACAAGTAACAACAGCCAGATGTGA